From Phragmites australis chromosome 5, lpPhrAust1.1, whole genome shotgun sequence, a single genomic window includes:
- the LOC133918250 gene encoding uncharacterized protein LOC133918250 isoform X4 codes for MAAAAAWEEELTEAELEVAAILCGLKRILRGRDRRRRRRFCREAPEIPSWGRRRLRSVLEDNKPAVAAAAVAERGDGAASPDTPLAFPESGGDDAAVVEEDFSKKARTHAEEQHGVVASLSQEKAHLLKIEEYRARLQSSRSTNESLKQLHKVREKREQEQALKLRMMAQRQGTTQARANPRPAPGLGLDLNEPARAPEGEEDDAAARARAAAAEEWCRQGQLRAALQKAAVAAVARRRRLEILRAKVASPLVSSRTRRAG; via the exons atggcggcggcggcggcgtgggagGAGGAGCTCACGGAGGCGGAGCTGGAGGTGGCCGCCATTCTCTGCGGCCTTAAGCGCATCCTGCGCGGGCGggaccggcggcggcggcggcgttttTGCCGGGAGGCACCGGAGATTCCCTCGTGGGGCCGGCGCCGGCTGAGGTCGGTGCTGGAGGACAACAAgcccgccgtcgccgctgccgcaGTCGCGGAGAGGGGCGACGGGGCCGCCAGCCCCGACACGCCGCTCGCCTTCCCGGAGAGCGGCGGGGACGAtgcggcggtggtggaggaggatttCTCCAAGAAGGCCAGGACGCACGCGGAG GAGCAGCACGGCGTGGTCGCGAGCTTGTCCCAGGAGAAGGCGCATCTCCTCAAG ATCGAGGAGTATAGAGCTCGGCTGCAGAGCTCGAGGAGCACGAACGAGAGCTTGAAGCAACTGCACAAG GTGAGGGAGAAGCGGGAGCAAGAGCAGGCGCTGAAGCTGCGGATGATGGCGCAGCGGCAGGGGACGACGCAGGCGCGCGCCAACCCCCGCCCGGCTCCGGGGCTGGGGCTGGACCTGAACGAGCCGGCGCGTGcgccggagggggaggaggacgatgccgcggcgagggcgagggcggcggcggcggaggagtgGTGCCGACAGGGGCAGCTGCGGGCTGCATTGCagaaggcggcggtggcggcggtggcgcggcggcggcggctggagaTCCTGCGGGCCAAGGTGGCCTCGCCGTTGGTGTCGAGCAGGACGCGGCGCGCGGGGTGA
- the LOC133918250 gene encoding uncharacterized protein LOC133918250 isoform X3, whose product MAAAAAWEEELTEAELEVAAILCGLKRILRGRDRRRRRRFCREAPEIPSWGRRRLRSVLEDNKPAVAAAAVAERGDGAASPDTPLAFPESGGDDAAVVEEDFSKKARTHAEEQHGVVASLSQEKAHLLKQIEEYRARLQSSRSTNESLKQLHKVREKREQEQALKLRMMAQRQGTTQARANPRPAPGLGLDLNEPARAPEGEEDDAAARARAAAAEEWCRQGQLRAALQKAAVAAVARRRRLEILRAKVASPLVSSRTRRAG is encoded by the exons atggcggcggcggcggcgtgggagGAGGAGCTCACGGAGGCGGAGCTGGAGGTGGCCGCCATTCTCTGCGGCCTTAAGCGCATCCTGCGCGGGCGggaccggcggcggcggcggcgttttTGCCGGGAGGCACCGGAGATTCCCTCGTGGGGCCGGCGCCGGCTGAGGTCGGTGCTGGAGGACAACAAgcccgccgtcgccgctgccgcaGTCGCGGAGAGGGGCGACGGGGCCGCCAGCCCCGACACGCCGCTCGCCTTCCCGGAGAGCGGCGGGGACGAtgcggcggtggtggaggaggatttCTCCAAGAAGGCCAGGACGCACGCGGAG GAGCAGCACGGCGTGGTCGCGAGCTTGTCCCAGGAGAAGGCGCATCTCCTCAAG caGATCGAGGAGTATAGAGCTCGGCTGCAGAGCTCGAGGAGCACGAACGAGAGCTTGAAGCAACTGCACAAG GTGAGGGAGAAGCGGGAGCAAGAGCAGGCGCTGAAGCTGCGGATGATGGCGCAGCGGCAGGGGACGACGCAGGCGCGCGCCAACCCCCGCCCGGCTCCGGGGCTGGGGCTGGACCTGAACGAGCCGGCGCGTGcgccggagggggaggaggacgatgccgcggcgagggcgagggcggcggcggcggaggagtgGTGCCGACAGGGGCAGCTGCGGGCTGCATTGCagaaggcggcggtggcggcggtggcgcggcggcggcggctggagaTCCTGCGGGCCAAGGTGGCCTCGCCGTTGGTGTCGAGCAGGACGCGGCGCGCGGGGTGA
- the LOC133918250 gene encoding uncharacterized protein LOC133918250 isoform X6 produces MAAAAAWEEELTEAELEVAAILCGLKRILRGRDRRRRRRFCREAPEIPSWGRRRLRSVLEDNKPAVAAAAVAERGDGAASPDTPLAFPESGGDDAAVVEEDFSKKARTHAEEQHGVVASLSQEKAHLLKVREKREQEQALKLRMMAQRQGTTQARANPRPAPGLGLDLNEPARAPEGEEDDAAARARAAAAEEWCRQGQLRAALQKAAVAAVARRRRLEILRAKVASPLVSSRTRRAG; encoded by the exons atggcggcggcggcggcgtgggagGAGGAGCTCACGGAGGCGGAGCTGGAGGTGGCCGCCATTCTCTGCGGCCTTAAGCGCATCCTGCGCGGGCGggaccggcggcggcggcggcgttttTGCCGGGAGGCACCGGAGATTCCCTCGTGGGGCCGGCGCCGGCTGAGGTCGGTGCTGGAGGACAACAAgcccgccgtcgccgctgccgcaGTCGCGGAGAGGGGCGACGGGGCCGCCAGCCCCGACACGCCGCTCGCCTTCCCGGAGAGCGGCGGGGACGAtgcggcggtggtggaggaggatttCTCCAAGAAGGCCAGGACGCACGCGGAG GAGCAGCACGGCGTGGTCGCGAGCTTGTCCCAGGAGAAGGCGCATCTCCTCAAG GTGAGGGAGAAGCGGGAGCAAGAGCAGGCGCTGAAGCTGCGGATGATGGCGCAGCGGCAGGGGACGACGCAGGCGCGCGCCAACCCCCGCCCGGCTCCGGGGCTGGGGCTGGACCTGAACGAGCCGGCGCGTGcgccggagggggaggaggacgatgccgcggcgagggcgagggcggcggcggcggaggagtgGTGCCGACAGGGGCAGCTGCGGGCTGCATTGCagaaggcggcggtggcggcggtggcgcggcggcggcggctggagaTCCTGCGGGCCAAGGTGGCCTCGCCGTTGGTGTCGAGCAGGACGCGGCGCGCGGGGTGA
- the LOC133918250 gene encoding uncharacterized protein LOC133918250 isoform X5 — protein sequence MAAAAAWEEELTEAELEVAAILCGLKRILRGRDRRRRRRFCREAPEIPSWGRRRLRSVLEDNKPAVAAAAVAERGDGAASPDTPLAFPESGGDDAAVVEEDFSKKARTHAEWVQEQHGVVASLSQEKAHLLKVREKREQEQALKLRMMAQRQGTTQARANPRPAPGLGLDLNEPARAPEGEEDDAAARARAAAAEEWCRQGQLRAALQKAAVAAVARRRRLEILRAKVASPLVSSRTRRAG from the exons atggcggcggcggcggcgtgggagGAGGAGCTCACGGAGGCGGAGCTGGAGGTGGCCGCCATTCTCTGCGGCCTTAAGCGCATCCTGCGCGGGCGggaccggcggcggcggcggcgttttTGCCGGGAGGCACCGGAGATTCCCTCGTGGGGCCGGCGCCGGCTGAGGTCGGTGCTGGAGGACAACAAgcccgccgtcgccgctgccgcaGTCGCGGAGAGGGGCGACGGGGCCGCCAGCCCCGACACGCCGCTCGCCTTCCCGGAGAGCGGCGGGGACGAtgcggcggtggtggaggaggatttCTCCAAGAAGGCCAGGACGCACGCGGAG TGGGTGCAGGAGCAGCACGGCGTGGTCGCGAGCTTGTCCCAGGAGAAGGCGCATCTCCTCAAG GTGAGGGAGAAGCGGGAGCAAGAGCAGGCGCTGAAGCTGCGGATGATGGCGCAGCGGCAGGGGACGACGCAGGCGCGCGCCAACCCCCGCCCGGCTCCGGGGCTGGGGCTGGACCTGAACGAGCCGGCGCGTGcgccggagggggaggaggacgatgccgcggcgagggcgagggcggcggcggcggaggagtgGTGCCGACAGGGGCAGCTGCGGGCTGCATTGCagaaggcggcggtggcggcggtggcgcggcggcggcggctggagaTCCTGCGGGCCAAGGTGGCCTCGCCGTTGGTGTCGAGCAGGACGCGGCGCGCGGGGTGA
- the LOC133918250 gene encoding uncharacterized protein LOC133918250 isoform X2, with amino-acid sequence MAAAAAWEEELTEAELEVAAILCGLKRILRGRDRRRRRRFCREAPEIPSWGRRRLRSVLEDNKPAVAAAAVAERGDGAASPDTPLAFPESGGDDAAVVEEDFSKKARTHAEWVQEQHGVVASLSQEKAHLLKIEEYRARLQSSRSTNESLKQLHKVREKREQEQALKLRMMAQRQGTTQARANPRPAPGLGLDLNEPARAPEGEEDDAAARARAAAAEEWCRQGQLRAALQKAAVAAVARRRRLEILRAKVASPLVSSRTRRAG; translated from the exons atggcggcggcggcggcgtgggagGAGGAGCTCACGGAGGCGGAGCTGGAGGTGGCCGCCATTCTCTGCGGCCTTAAGCGCATCCTGCGCGGGCGggaccggcggcggcggcggcgttttTGCCGGGAGGCACCGGAGATTCCCTCGTGGGGCCGGCGCCGGCTGAGGTCGGTGCTGGAGGACAACAAgcccgccgtcgccgctgccgcaGTCGCGGAGAGGGGCGACGGGGCCGCCAGCCCCGACACGCCGCTCGCCTTCCCGGAGAGCGGCGGGGACGAtgcggcggtggtggaggaggatttCTCCAAGAAGGCCAGGACGCACGCGGAG TGGGTGCAGGAGCAGCACGGCGTGGTCGCGAGCTTGTCCCAGGAGAAGGCGCATCTCCTCAAG ATCGAGGAGTATAGAGCTCGGCTGCAGAGCTCGAGGAGCACGAACGAGAGCTTGAAGCAACTGCACAAG GTGAGGGAGAAGCGGGAGCAAGAGCAGGCGCTGAAGCTGCGGATGATGGCGCAGCGGCAGGGGACGACGCAGGCGCGCGCCAACCCCCGCCCGGCTCCGGGGCTGGGGCTGGACCTGAACGAGCCGGCGCGTGcgccggagggggaggaggacgatgccgcggcgagggcgagggcggcggcggcggaggagtgGTGCCGACAGGGGCAGCTGCGGGCTGCATTGCagaaggcggcggtggcggcggtggcgcggcggcggcggctggagaTCCTGCGGGCCAAGGTGGCCTCGCCGTTGGTGTCGAGCAGGACGCGGCGCGCGGGGTGA
- the LOC133918250 gene encoding uncharacterized protein LOC133918250 isoform X1, which yields MAAAAAWEEELTEAELEVAAILCGLKRILRGRDRRRRRRFCREAPEIPSWGRRRLRSVLEDNKPAVAAAAVAERGDGAASPDTPLAFPESGGDDAAVVEEDFSKKARTHAEWVQEQHGVVASLSQEKAHLLKQIEEYRARLQSSRSTNESLKQLHKVREKREQEQALKLRMMAQRQGTTQARANPRPAPGLGLDLNEPARAPEGEEDDAAARARAAAAEEWCRQGQLRAALQKAAVAAVARRRRLEILRAKVASPLVSSRTRRAG from the exons atggcggcggcggcggcgtgggagGAGGAGCTCACGGAGGCGGAGCTGGAGGTGGCCGCCATTCTCTGCGGCCTTAAGCGCATCCTGCGCGGGCGggaccggcggcggcggcggcgttttTGCCGGGAGGCACCGGAGATTCCCTCGTGGGGCCGGCGCCGGCTGAGGTCGGTGCTGGAGGACAACAAgcccgccgtcgccgctgccgcaGTCGCGGAGAGGGGCGACGGGGCCGCCAGCCCCGACACGCCGCTCGCCTTCCCGGAGAGCGGCGGGGACGAtgcggcggtggtggaggaggatttCTCCAAGAAGGCCAGGACGCACGCGGAG TGGGTGCAGGAGCAGCACGGCGTGGTCGCGAGCTTGTCCCAGGAGAAGGCGCATCTCCTCAAG caGATCGAGGAGTATAGAGCTCGGCTGCAGAGCTCGAGGAGCACGAACGAGAGCTTGAAGCAACTGCACAAG GTGAGGGAGAAGCGGGAGCAAGAGCAGGCGCTGAAGCTGCGGATGATGGCGCAGCGGCAGGGGACGACGCAGGCGCGCGCCAACCCCCGCCCGGCTCCGGGGCTGGGGCTGGACCTGAACGAGCCGGCGCGTGcgccggagggggaggaggacgatgccgcggcgagggcgagggcggcggcggcggaggagtgGTGCCGACAGGGGCAGCTGCGGGCTGCATTGCagaaggcggcggtggcggcggtggcgcggcggcggcggctggagaTCCTGCGGGCCAAGGTGGCCTCGCCGTTGGTGTCGAGCAGGACGCGGCGCGCGGGGTGA